A stretch of Bradyrhizobium diazoefficiens DNA encodes these proteins:
- a CDS encoding thiamine phosphate synthase gives MPYPDRFYPVVDSLAWVERLTKLGVGTIQLRAKDLNDGDALQIVTDALAITKGTQAKLVVNDYWRAAIVAGAKYLHLGQEDLADADLTAIREAGLSLGISTHDEEELATALAAKPDYVALGPIFFTTLKSMRFEPQGIPKITEWKKRVGAIPLVAIGGIKFEHAAEIFAAGADSIAVVSDVTQNADPDARVKQWLGQSKEAA, from the coding sequence ATGCCGTATCCTGATCGATTCTACCCCGTCGTCGACAGCCTCGCCTGGGTCGAGCGCCTGACCAAGCTCGGCGTTGGCACGATCCAGCTGCGCGCAAAAGATTTGAACGACGGCGACGCGCTCCAGATCGTCACCGACGCGCTGGCGATCACCAAGGGCACGCAGGCCAAGCTGGTCGTGAACGACTATTGGCGCGCGGCGATCGTCGCCGGGGCGAAGTACCTGCATCTCGGCCAGGAGGATCTGGCGGACGCGGATTTGACAGCCATCCGCGAGGCCGGCCTGTCGCTCGGCATCTCCACCCATGACGAAGAAGAGCTTGCGACTGCGCTCGCCGCAAAACCCGACTACGTCGCGCTCGGCCCGATCTTCTTCACCACGCTGAAGTCGATGCGCTTCGAACCGCAAGGCATTCCCAAAATCACGGAGTGGAAGAAGCGCGTCGGCGCGATCCCGCTGGTCGCGATCGGCGGCATCAAGTTCGAACACGCCGCGGAGATCTTTGCCGCCGGCGCGGATTCCATCGCCGTGGTGTCCGACGTTACTCAAAATGCCGACCCGGATGCGCGGGTCAAACAATGGCTCGGCCAGTCGAAGGAGGCGGCGTGA